In Phycisphaerae bacterium, a genomic segment contains:
- a CDS encoding class I SAM-dependent methyltransferase: MSTPAFDDRADCYDALIDWPKRLANEEPFYRGLFERNGVRRVLDAACGTGRHAAMFRSWGCAVEGADLSPAMIAQCQRQFGESPTLRWVVRPFDQPVEAAGFFDAAICVGNSLALAADIATAERAVRQMLSAVRPGGVCVLQVLNLWHLPDGPTVWQKCKRVPIDGVDHVLVKGVHRAGNRGFVDLVDLTLMPDGVVPRYDCPTFLGLEAADVVRMAGQAGAREVRCYGGYRGAAYERDRSTDLIVVAER; this comes from the coding sequence ATGAGCACTCCCGCGTTCGACGACCGGGCCGACTGCTACGATGCCCTGATCGACTGGCCGAAACGGCTGGCCAACGAGGAGCCGTTTTACCGCGGGCTGTTCGAGCGCAACGGCGTACGCCGGGTGCTCGACGCAGCCTGCGGCACCGGCCGGCACGCGGCCATGTTCCGCTCGTGGGGTTGCGCAGTCGAAGGCGCCGACCTCAGTCCCGCGATGATCGCGCAATGCCAGCGGCAGTTTGGCGAATCGCCGACGCTGCGCTGGGTCGTGCGGCCGTTCGATCAACCGGTCGAGGCCGCCGGCTTTTTCGATGCTGCGATCTGTGTCGGCAATTCGCTGGCGCTGGCCGCCGACATCGCCACGGCCGAGCGCGCGGTCCGGCAGATGCTCAGCGCGGTGCGGCCCGGCGGCGTGTGCGTGCTCCAAGTGCTGAACCTCTGGCATCTGCCGGATGGGCCGACGGTGTGGCAGAAGTGCAAGCGCGTGCCGATCGACGGCGTGGACCACGTGCTCGTCAAGGGCGTGCACCGCGCGGGCAACCGGGGGTTCGTTGACCTGGTCGATCTGACGCTGATGCCGGACGGAGTGGTGCCGCGCTACGACTGCCCGACGTTTCTGGGGCTCGAAGCGGCGGACGTAGTGCGCATGGCGGGGCAGGCCGGCGCGCGAGAGGTGCGGTGCTACGGCGGCTATCGCGGCGCTGCATACGAGCGCGACCGGAGCACGGATCTCATCGTGGTGGCGGAGCGATGA
- a CDS encoding nitrous oxide-stimulated promoter family protein codes for MSRLVAAGAAARTGRTLRRDLRTLATFVRVYCHSQHRAAERVPVELRTIELAALCGRPVELCRVCRKLLQHAVVMRLRCPYNQKPICRKCPTHCYAPEYRAQIRAVMRYAGIRLMLKGRLHYALHLFT; via the coding sequence ATGAGCAGGTTGGTTGCGGCCGGGGCAGCAGCGCGCACCGGGCGCACGCTGCGACGTGACCTGCGCACGCTGGCCACGTTTGTCCGCGTGTACTGCCACAGCCAACACCGCGCTGCCGAACGTGTGCCCGTCGAGTTAAGGACCATCGAACTGGCAGCGCTGTGTGGCCGGCCCGTGGAGTTGTGCAGGGTCTGCCGCAAGCTGCTGCAGCATGCGGTGGTGATGCGGCTGCGCTGCCCGTATAACCAGAAACCGATTTGCAGGAAATGTCCGACGCACTGCTACGCGCCGGAGTACCGCGCGCAGATTCGAGCGGTCATGCGATACGCGGGCATACGGTTGATGCTTAAGGGGCGACTGCACTATGCCTTGCACCTGTTCACCTGA